In a single window of the Lujinxingia litoralis genome:
- a CDS encoding DUF362 domain-containing protein: MATHQPTVILRHCAEYDPERIERLAVEGLDTMGLQPHGRTLVKPNVVASGEMFPHAYTRAEFVEGILRALKKRGTQIEELAVGERSGITVPTRYTFKNAGYYEMARRVGDVKLYHFEESTQVEIPLFHQGRLRDSFYTPEPVARADFFVNCPKFKAHPWTTVTFSMKNYIGLQDDRHRLIDHDYALNAKVADLQYITQPQFIATDAIIAGEGRMLTPLPYRLNMMVMGNNQVAFDAVCCHIIGIDPMSVDHIRLAHERGFGPVDLSQIRILGDVSLEEAKERAADFEVGLVRVEDYFKGTNIRAYAGRPPGKTEDYCWGGCPGALEEAIEILRVYDKATDAKMPPMHIVFGAYEGEIDAKPGEKVVFMGDCATYQGEIGGQQVQIESLYRDRSELNPESFKVDDIFKKMLKVESKFLGARKSDVMRIAGCPVSVAEQVLMLVKLGRTQNPYLDPRTSVDFVSCYLSTRTRTALSRILGTPYQRSGHALRGEARPVQNLPPVEGESAS, from the coding sequence ATGGCGACCCACCAACCGACCGTCATCTTAAGGCATTGTGCCGAATACGACCCGGAGCGCATTGAGCGTCTGGCCGTGGAGGGGCTCGATACGATGGGGTTGCAGCCGCACGGGCGCACCCTGGTCAAACCCAATGTGGTGGCCTCCGGGGAGATGTTTCCGCACGCCTACACCCGGGCGGAGTTTGTGGAGGGCATCCTGCGCGCGCTTAAAAAACGCGGCACTCAGATCGAGGAGTTGGCCGTTGGCGAGCGCAGCGGCATCACCGTGCCCACGCGCTACACCTTTAAAAACGCCGGCTACTACGAGATGGCCCGGCGGGTGGGGGACGTCAAGCTCTACCACTTTGAGGAGTCCACTCAGGTGGAGATTCCGCTCTTTCATCAGGGGAGGCTGCGCGATTCATTTTACACGCCGGAGCCGGTGGCCCGGGCCGACTTCTTTGTGAACTGCCCCAAGTTCAAGGCGCACCCCTGGACGACGGTCACCTTCAGCATGAAGAACTACATCGGCCTGCAGGATGACCGCCACCGCCTTATCGATCACGACTACGCGCTCAACGCCAAGGTCGCCGATCTGCAGTACATCACTCAGCCGCAGTTTATCGCGACCGACGCCATCATTGCCGGGGAGGGACGCATGCTCACGCCGCTTCCTTACCGGCTGAACATGATGGTGATGGGCAATAACCAGGTGGCCTTTGACGCGGTCTGCTGCCACATCATCGGCATCGATCCGATGAGCGTCGATCATATTCGTCTGGCTCACGAGCGGGGGTTCGGGCCGGTGGATCTCTCCCAGATTCGCATCCTGGGCGATGTCTCGCTGGAGGAGGCAAAGGAGCGGGCGGCGGACTTCGAGGTGGGGCTGGTACGGGTCGAAGACTACTTTAAAGGCACCAACATTCGCGCCTACGCCGGGCGGCCGCCCGGTAAAACCGAAGACTATTGCTGGGGAGGTTGCCCCGGAGCGTTGGAAGAGGCCATTGAGATTCTTCGCGTTTATGACAAGGCCACCGACGCGAAGATGCCGCCGATGCACATTGTCTTCGGGGCTTACGAGGGGGAAATCGACGCCAAACCCGGTGAGAAGGTCGTGTTTATGGGGGACTGTGCAACCTACCAGGGGGAGATTGGCGGGCAGCAGGTCCAGATCGAGAGCCTGTATCGGGATCGTTCCGAGCTCAATCCGGAGAGCTTTAAAGTCGACGATATATTTAAAAAAATGCTCAAGGTGGAGTCGAAGTTTCTGGGCGCGCGCAAGAGCGATGTGATGCGCATCGCCGGCTGTCCGGTCAGCGTGGCCGAGCAGGTCTTGATGCTGGTGAAGCTGGGAAGAACCCAGAACCCCTACCTCGACCCGCGCACCTCGGTGGACTTTGTGAGCTGCTATCTGTCGACGCGCACGCGCACCGCGCTGAGCCGTATCCTGGGGACGCCCTACCAACGTAGCGGGCACGCGCTGCGCGGGGAGGCGCGACCGGTGCAGAATCTTCCGCCGGTAGAGGGGGAGAGCGCCTCGTAA
- a CDS encoding serine hydrolase domain-containing protein gives MTQSATKSTPSTTSPTMPNLAPYPARGSYADGFEPVARTFARQLERGEEIGAGFTVYRKGECVVDLWGGLADVETQRPWERDTRVVLFSVTKGFVAMALHLLVSRGQLKWDAPVESYWPGFGRDGKEGMTVATLLGHRGGLAGLDTALTMEDVTDPSRAEILLGALESQKPAWEVGKEQGYHAITFGMYARELFERICPGEDLGEFLRRELLEPLGSDVYLGTPEAFDDGIATLYPPAKPARVVKMLTNAITQRASTEARVLQQFIRPGSVMRRAFLNPQIPGDDVTVYNQVPARRAVLGWASATGSAHGVARAYLPFAQKGKFEDTRYLKAHTLRPAYRRLGWSENDLVLQKPIGWSHGFCKEERHLFSPNPESFGHPGMGGALGWADPVEELTIGYAMNLMDWRVRSPRALALCRALYDAPALVEG, from the coding sequence ATGACTCAAAGTGCTACGAAGTCGACGCCCTCTACAACGTCTCCGACAATGCCCAACCTGGCGCCTTATCCGGCGCGGGGTAGTTACGCCGACGGCTTTGAACCGGTGGCCCGCACCTTCGCCCGGCAGCTGGAGCGCGGCGAGGAGATCGGTGCCGGATTTACGGTCTATCGAAAGGGCGAGTGTGTGGTGGACCTGTGGGGCGGGTTGGCCGATGTTGAGACGCAGCGGCCCTGGGAGCGTGATACCCGGGTGGTGCTCTTTTCGGTGACCAAGGGCTTTGTGGCCATGGCGCTCCACCTCCTGGTGAGTCGCGGGCAACTGAAGTGGGACGCTCCGGTGGAGTCGTACTGGCCGGGGTTTGGCCGCGACGGAAAAGAGGGCATGACCGTGGCCACGTTGCTGGGGCACCGCGGAGGGCTGGCCGGTCTGGACACCGCGCTGACGATGGAAGACGTCACCGACCCTTCTCGCGCCGAGATCCTGCTCGGAGCGCTGGAGTCGCAAAAACCGGCCTGGGAGGTGGGCAAGGAGCAGGGCTATCACGCCATCACCTTTGGGATGTACGCCCGGGAACTCTTCGAGCGCATCTGCCCGGGAGAGGACCTTGGCGAGTTTTTGCGCCGGGAGCTCCTGGAGCCCCTGGGCTCCGACGTGTACCTGGGCACGCCCGAGGCCTTCGACGACGGCATCGCGACGCTTTATCCCCCGGCAAAACCGGCCCGGGTCGTCAAGATGCTCACCAACGCCATCACCCAGCGGGCTTCCACCGAGGCCCGGGTGCTCCAGCAGTTTATTCGCCCCGGCTCGGTGATGCGTCGTGCCTTTCTCAACCCCCAGATCCCCGGCGATGATGTGACCGTGTACAACCAGGTGCCGGCGCGTCGCGCGGTGCTCGGCTGGGCCTCAGCCACCGGGAGCGCCCACGGGGTGGCCCGGGCGTATCTGCCTTTTGCGCAGAAGGGCAAGTTTGAGGACACGCGCTACCTTAAAGCCCACACCCTGCGGCCGGCGTACCGCCGCCTGGGGTGGTCCGAAAATGATCTTGTGCTGCAAAAGCCCATCGGCTGGTCCCACGGCTTCTGCAAAGAAGAGCGCCACCTCTTCTCGCCAAATCCCGAATCCTTCGGACACCCCGGGATGGGCGGCGCGCTGGGCTGGGCCGATCCGGTCGAAGAACTCACGATTGGCTACGCGATGAACCTCATGGACTGGCGCGTTCGTTCGCCGCGCGCGCTGGCGCTCTGTAGGGCGCTTTATGATGCGCCGGCGCTGGTCGAGGGCTGA